DNA from Scheffersomyces stipitis CBS 6054 chromosome 1, whole genome shotgun sequence:
GCGCCAGACACTTGTAAGGGGCAGACAAGGCTTCTTTACTGGAGACTGCAATATACGAAATGTCCGCAGCAAGCGGTGTGGAAACTTAGCAGGGGCCCAAATATTTGCTTGTGGGCCTTCTCAACATTTCTCGCTGCCCCTCCTTTCGGATAAAGTCTGCGCAAAAACCGCACCTGCAATGCCAGAAGCCATGGCCCAGCGCTTAGATACGTTGTACCACGATCCCTGGGACGCTGGATAATACATCATGGAAGACCGAGGTACGCTCTGGCTCGCGGACTTCCATGCGGCGGTACACCAGTGTGCTCCAGAGACAATGACGGGCacaacaattcttcactgttCTCCTCTTCCTTGTTCCCCGGCCCCAACTGCTATAGTCATCACACAATCAGAAAAAGATATGTGGGCGAATTTTCGCAGCTGACGTACATGCCATACATGAAAGCTTATTGCACATCTCTGCATCTAAGCGAATCTCTTGGGAAAAACTCTCCCTTCGGGCTCGAGTGAACTGGCCAGCATTCTCCCGGGAGAGTCGTACTCAGATGAAATCGTCTTCTACACTCTTGTGCATCAGTCAGACTTTTGGCGGAACATTCGTTTTTTGAAGAGAGCTTCCGCTCTAGGTTTGACTTTGCAGGACCGTGCATACAGATGCTTACAAAGTTTAGAGGATCAGGATCGCATCTTACTAAATCCGATTCATTCTTGGCTCATCCAAAGTCATCATTTCGCGAACGAACGCTGTCTGAATCTGTGTTTCACATTGTCGTGGTAACTATAGACGAGAATTAATTAGGTTAAGGTTAGAGTTAAGATTTTACCCTAGCCTATGTTGATTGTCAACGGTATGTCCCAAGTTGCGGCGAGTAATCTACATGTAATTAGGAAATGATGTCAGGACTACCCGGTTTTCTCTTGGGCAGGCAGAATTGATGAGACTCCGCTCGTCTGTTTCTGCCCTTCACACCCTGGAGGCTGAATGAAGGTGAAGCAGTCGCTGGCCAACAACCATCGCTGAGCAAGTTGTCTGTTTCGTCCGCGTAAGTTGATTATGGGACGAGACATCTCTGCTTCCCTGCGCATCTGCGCAAGCCTCCGTCTCGAACATTAcaatattattattttATAGCCTATTATATTATTTGGCCCGACAATGTCTGCTTTTACACCAAAGTCGAATAATGGAAAAATAGAATGAAGCGGGCCATAATGGAAAAGTGAACAAGGAACCATAAATCGAAAGGTACCCCAGCTTCTGTTTCTAGAGGTGGTGACTGACACAGGAGCGCACAAGCTCCATGTGCAAATATGTACGTATGCACATTCATTTCACATTCTCTTTCCCTTTTTGTATAGCAGGACATTAATCTCgatcttcttttgatcTATCTCAGATGTAGACTAGGGAAAAATGGCACAAGGGGAGATCAATTTATTTTCTACAGATGTAGCCGGTTATTCTATTTACCGGGCAACATTCACCATATTCACAGTAGAAAAAAAGTTCGGGAGAAAAAGTCAAATGCCATACAGCACAATGTTAATAATAATCAGCTGTACAATAAAATAACAAAAATAATAAAAAGAATAATTATCATAGCACCAAAACTCATCACCTAGAACTATAGGCGGCTAAGATGGACATTTTCAGTAAGGAGTATTCTCTAAAGTCGCCCTGATTGGGGTCCAGATGTAGCAGCATTCGGAAATGACAGTACTTACATAAACATTTTTTTTCGACAAGCCCTAGTGGGCGTATACTTGCTTTGTTCCTAGGTGCCTTATTAGATATATCTAGCAACGAACAAATTGGGCTAAAAATGTCTGGAAATCAACTCTTGGCAGTACGCTTCTTATTTTTAAGCATCCTTTGACGAATGACATTTTGTCAACTATAATTATCGACACAAGtgatcttgaaaatattTCCTTCTGGTGTTCGACCACTCTAACCTTAAACCTTAAACTAAGCTTTTCGTCGACACACAAGACCAATGCTTGAAAGACATACCGCAGTTCActtctgatcttctttctgatgTAAAAGGTGGTTGTTAACAAAACCGGACTTCTgcatttttctttttttggTATCTCTCCCAATGAAATTGACGAAATTACTCGTTTCAATTTTCGTTGCATGGAAATGGTCGTAATTACGTCATTCCATCTCTTTACTCTCCCGTAATGTGGAAGTTCTCCACCGTAGGGCCAGATCTTTTTGGGTAAGATAAGATCTTGTTCCCCTTGGAATCCTTGGTGAGTCCGTACATGTTTCTAGAGAATCTTTTGAGATTTCAAGACTGCTTCGACAGACGCATAGACATCGTCAAATACTCCCACAGTAGGCTGGGCGATGATCGTGCTTAAATCCTCATTGTCGTAGACACCTGTTCTGACGAGAATGGACTCCCACCCATTGTCGTTAGCACCCTTAATGTCAGAGGCCGGATTGTCACCCACCATGAAAATGCTCTTAAACGGCGAATTCTTGGGTTCACTACCTAAGTTAGGCAAGAATTGCGATTGTGAGCTTGTATCGTTTGCCAAAAGCTTGTTGCGCCAGTCAATAAGCACATGGTGGGCGAAGTCGTACTGAATCTTGAACGGCTTGCCCATAATTATAGAGTGCAAATGTTGGCTGTCTTTCAATTGGTTAACTTCACGATACAAGTTCTCTACGATTATTCTAAATGCACCTTGACCAAAACGTGGCAACGCATAGTCATTGGCCCAGAGGAAGTCATTGTTACTGAATATGATGGGGATAGACGGGTCTTCACGATGTTTCAACTTCGTGATAGAGCGCTTCGTTCCTATAACTCCGTGATCTGAATTGAGCAAATCTGAAACAATCTGAATATCAGTTGTCATGTCTCTGGGGTCATTAAACACCAAGATGGCCTCAATGGGTTTCTTTAAATCGACTTCCCGGGAGTAACGGTCAAAGTCTTCGACTGTGTATCTGTGATGAGGCGATACGGCCGGATTGGCTCTAACAATGTCTATAGGCATTATTACATCGTGGAATCCATAACCAATGGCACAGTGCCTAGCCTTATCTCCGGGACCACCAACTACCAAGACCCGGTCGTAAGCATGTTTATGGGCCAATGCCTTCA
Protein-coding regions in this window:
- the PDT1 gene encoding predicted phosphatidyl synthase (CDP-alcohol phosphatidyltransferase predicted phosphatidyl synthase), with translation MRKYTTGNSNLAFVFDIDGVLIRGEKAIPGAGPTLELLNEHKVPFILLTNGGGVSEKERVQFISETVQVPISPLQIVQSHTPMKALAHKHAYDRVLVVGGPGDKARHCAIGYGFHDVIMPIDIVRANPAVSPHHRYTVEDFDRYSREVDLKKPIEAILVFNDPRDMTTDIQIVSDLLNSDHGVIGTKRSITKLKHREDPSIPIIFSNNDFLWANDYALPRFGQGAFRIIVENLYREVNQLKDSQHLHSIIMGKPFKIQYDFAHHVLIDWRNKLLANDTSSQSQFLPNLGSEPKNSPFKSIFMVGDNPASDIKGANDNGWESILVRTGVYDNEDLSTIIAQPTVGVFDDVYASVEAVLKSQKIL